From Streptomyces asiaticus, one genomic window encodes:
- a CDS encoding calcium-binding protein, with amino-acid sequence MSTWDPAALEALIEEATVDAYGEDEQLTGFFTVIEESLAVPFTTTVLGVEVSVVGVDLAEDGRLVARCARGSVRQDIGILDLPLPEPAPEGSQWIEAYRYWAR; translated from the coding sequence ATGAGCACCTGGGACCCAGCCGCGCTGGAGGCGTTGATCGAAGAGGCCACCGTCGATGCCTACGGCGAGGACGAGCAGCTCACCGGCTTCTTCACGGTGATCGAGGAGAGTCTTGCCGTGCCGTTCACCACGACTGTTCTCGGCGTCGAGGTGAGCGTGGTCGGTGTCGACCTGGCCGAGGACGGGCGCCTGGTCGCACGCTGCGCCCGGGGGTCGGTCCGACAGGACATCGGAATTCTGGACCTGCCGTTGCCGGAACCCGCCCCCGAGGGCTCGCAATGGATCGAGGCATACCGCTACTGGGCCCGCTGA
- a CDS encoding DEAD/DEAH box helicase, translating to MRELLGAGWAAVFLPGEPARLGRLLLWKPTGAAAGDSMAPTGFETEAVKLVLPHGRSVRRRRVEGYALPVAVAVSVLADAEPTHPSGAAWQAATRFALRLLADGRLHPALTPAGYDTWQVGPFTAAQRQTLDALAAAFPPHAHCLPEPGPAPVRIAEPAALVRQFCDAVADDLVRTPAAPLAMGALPYAWREARAVPTLREWAEETQAALTAEVSVSLRVDVPEGRRRQFRAVLQLHTAADPALVIEAARLWSEPTEVERLLGPRAETETLLALRRGARAWPPLRRLLDDAAPDQLRLTDDEAFDLLGDATDALRTAGVDVHWPRDLVKALTATAEIGQRTAPGSTAGGLLDTEALLDFRWQVSLGGEPLTEAEMDALAESRRPLVRLRDQWMVADPKLVARAKRRRMEPLTPMEALSAALTGEVERDGDRVPCAAVGALGDLVARIRAPESRTPVPQPAALKATLREYQKRGLAWLAEMCALGLGGCLADDMGLGKTVTLLALHLHRQSDPTTAGPTLVVCPASLLGNWQREAARFAPLTPVRRYHGGDRHLGDLAGDEIVLVTYGVLRRDREVLAETAWSLVAADEAQHVKNPYAVTARELRALPARARVALTGTPVENNLSELWALLDWTTPGLLGTLTAFRDRHARAIEAGEDPEAAERLSRLVRPFLLRRKKSDPGIAPELPPKTETDHVVPLTAEQTSLYEAQVRETMAKIAESEGIARRGLVLKLLTALKQICNHPAQYLKEHGLRQSTPLRGRSGKLDLLDELLDTITAEGESVLVFTQYKQMAALLEKHLAERGVPALFLHGATPVARREEMVDRFQRGGVPVFLLSLKAAGTGLNLTRASHVVHYDRWWNPAVEEQATDRAYRIGQDKPVQVHKLLAEGTVEDKVAKLLEAKRALADAVVGSGEAALTELSDADLAELVALGRQS from the coding sequence GTGAGGGAGCTGCTCGGCGCCGGCTGGGCGGCGGTGTTCCTGCCCGGTGAGCCCGCCCGCCTTGGGCGGCTGCTGCTGTGGAAGCCGACCGGGGCAGCAGCCGGAGACAGTATGGCGCCCACCGGCTTCGAGACCGAGGCGGTGAAGCTGGTCCTGCCGCACGGCCGCTCGGTCAGGCGGCGCCGGGTCGAGGGTTACGCGCTGCCTGTCGCCGTCGCTGTCTCCGTCCTGGCCGATGCGGAGCCGACGCATCCCTCCGGCGCCGCCTGGCAGGCCGCCACTCGCTTCGCGCTGCGGCTGCTCGCCGACGGCCGCCTCCACCCGGCCCTCACCCCCGCCGGTTACGACACCTGGCAGGTGGGTCCTTTCACCGCCGCCCAGCGCCAGACGCTGGACGCCCTGGCCGCCGCCTTCCCGCCCCACGCCCACTGCCTGCCCGAGCCAGGCCCTGCGCCGGTACGGATCGCCGAACCGGCTGCGCTGGTACGCCAGTTCTGCGACGCGGTCGCCGATGATCTGGTCCGTACCCCGGCCGCGCCGCTCGCCATGGGAGCGCTGCCGTACGCCTGGCGCGAGGCCCGTGCCGTGCCCACCTTGCGTGAATGGGCCGAGGAAACCCAGGCGGCGCTCACCGCCGAGGTCAGTGTCTCCCTGCGCGTCGACGTACCCGAAGGACGCCGACGGCAGTTCCGGGCGGTCCTGCAACTGCACACCGCGGCGGACCCGGCGCTCGTCATCGAGGCCGCACGGCTGTGGAGCGAGCCGACCGAAGTGGAGCGGCTGCTCGGCCCGCGCGCCGAGACCGAGACCCTGCTCGCCCTGCGCCGCGGCGCCCGCGCCTGGCCCCCGCTGCGGAGGCTGCTCGACGATGCCGCTCCCGATCAGCTCCGGTTGACCGACGACGAAGCCTTCGATCTCCTCGGGGACGCCACAGACGCGCTGCGCACGGCCGGTGTCGACGTGCACTGGCCGCGCGACCTGGTCAAGGCACTCACCGCGACCGCGGAGATCGGGCAGCGCACCGCCCCCGGTTCCACCGCGGGCGGCCTGCTGGACACCGAGGCCCTCCTCGACTTCCGCTGGCAGGTCTCCCTCGGCGGCGAGCCGCTCACCGAGGCCGAGATGGATGCTCTCGCGGAGTCACGCCGTCCCCTCGTCCGGCTTCGCGACCAGTGGATGGTCGCCGACCCGAAGCTGGTGGCCCGCGCCAAGCGCCGCCGGATGGAACCGCTCACCCCCATGGAGGCGTTGAGCGCCGCGCTGACCGGCGAGGTCGAGCGGGACGGCGACCGGGTCCCCTGCGCGGCGGTCGGTGCGCTCGGCGACCTGGTCGCTCGTATCCGCGCCCCCGAGTCCCGCACCCCCGTGCCCCAACCCGCCGCCCTCAAGGCCACGTTGCGCGAGTACCAGAAACGGGGCCTGGCCTGGCTGGCCGAGATGTGCGCACTCGGCCTCGGCGGCTGTCTCGCCGACGACATGGGTCTGGGCAAGACCGTCACCTTGCTCGCTCTGCATCTGCACCGCCAGAGCGATCCCACCACCGCGGGCCCCACCCTTGTCGTCTGCCCGGCCTCCCTGCTCGGCAACTGGCAGCGCGAGGCCGCCAGATTCGCACCGCTCACCCCCGTACGCCGATACCACGGCGGCGACCGCCACCTGGGGGACCTGGCCGGCGACGAGATCGTCCTGGTCACCTACGGGGTGCTGCGCCGCGACCGCGAAGTGCTCGCCGAGACAGCCTGGTCGCTGGTGGCCGCCGACGAGGCCCAGCACGTCAAGAACCCCTACGCCGTCACCGCCCGCGAACTGCGTGCCCTGCCCGCCCGCGCCCGTGTCGCTCTCACCGGCACCCCCGTGGAGAACAACCTCTCCGAGCTGTGGGCACTGCTCGACTGGACCACTCCCGGGCTGCTCGGCACACTCACCGCCTTCCGTGACCGGCATGCCCGTGCCATCGAGGCGGGCGAGGATCCCGAGGCAGCCGAGCGCCTGTCCCGTCTCGTACGTCCCTTCTTGTTGCGCCGCAAGAAGTCCGACCCCGGCATCGCGCCCGAACTGCCGCCCAAGACCGAGACCGACCACGTCGTTCCGCTGACGGCCGAGCAGACCAGCCTGTACGAGGCACAGGTCCGCGAGACCATGGCGAAGATCGCGGAGTCGGAGGGCATCGCCCGACGCGGTCTGGTACTCAAGCTGCTCACCGCGCTGAAGCAGATCTGCAACCATCCCGCCCAGTATTTGAAAGAGCACGGCCTGCGCCAGTCCACTCCCCTGCGGGGCCGCTCCGGCAAGCTCGACCTGCTCGACGAACTTCTCGACACCATCACAGCCGAAGGTGAATCCGTGCTGGTCTTCACGCAGTACAAACAGATGGCGGCCCTGCTGGAGAAGCATCTCGCCGAGCGCGGCGTCCCCGCGCTCTTCCTGCACGGTGCTACCCCTGTCGCGCGGCGCGAGGAGATGGTGGACCGCTTCCAGCGCGGTGGAGTGCCGGTGTTCCTGCTGTCGTTGAAGGCGGCGGGCACCGGACTCAACCTCACCCGCGCCAGCCACGTCGTGCACTACGACCGCTGGTGGAACCCGGCCGTCGAGGAGCAGGCCACCGACCGCGCCTACCGCATCGGCCAGGACAAACCCGTCCAGGTGCACAAGCTCCTCGCGGAGGGAACCGTGGAGGACAAGGTAGCGAAGCTGCTCGAGGCCAAGCGCGCCCTCGCCGACGCCGTCGTCGGCTCCGGCGAGGCAGCCCTGACCGAACTGTCCGACGCCGACCTCGCCGAACTCGTCGCCCTGGGAAGGCAGTCATGA
- a CDS encoding SWIM zinc finger family protein — translation MSPAVPGPRHAPARGKRAFAATWWGQAWVAALEDSTLDAGRLSRGRTYARKGMVGPVTVAPGKVNAAVQGSRPRPYRSSVHLPVLTNPQWDTLLDTIAARAGHLAALLDDEMPAELVDDARHAGVPLLPLPTELDPECSCPDWGYPCKHAAALCYAIAATIDTDPFVLFALRGRGREEVFAQLRALRTAAQDTSAPPAPAGIPAAAAYAHWAEEPPELPELPEPAAHTTALPVAPPPGSGLAAADLERLMADATARAARLLTGDTADLHLTQHQDAVRIAASNPGPEWFHHLIQNTGTNPTAFARLTRAWRHGGPTGITVAEQPYTPDPTVMKAARTALGTALSEMTDSATHLRAWRNRLTLTDHGIQLRLGPDARWYPYLQDDDGEWWPAAPADSDPVTALTAAWSQNGE, via the coding sequence ATGAGCCCCGCTGTCCCCGGACCGCGCCATGCGCCCGCCCGCGGCAAGCGAGCCTTCGCAGCGACCTGGTGGGGCCAGGCATGGGTGGCCGCCCTGGAGGACTCCACCCTGGACGCCGGACGGCTCTCGCGCGGACGCACCTACGCCCGCAAAGGCATGGTCGGCCCGGTCACCGTCGCTCCGGGCAAGGTCAATGCCGCTGTCCAGGGCAGCCGCCCGCGCCCGTACCGCTCCTCAGTCCACCTGCCCGTCCTCACCAACCCGCAGTGGGACACCCTGCTCGACACGATCGCGGCCCGCGCCGGACATCTCGCAGCACTTCTCGACGACGAGATGCCCGCCGAACTCGTGGACGACGCCCGGCACGCAGGCGTCCCACTGCTCCCACTGCCCACCGAGCTCGATCCGGAGTGCTCCTGCCCCGACTGGGGATACCCCTGCAAGCACGCCGCCGCCCTCTGCTACGCCATCGCCGCCACCATCGACACCGACCCATTCGTGCTCTTCGCGCTGCGCGGCCGCGGTCGCGAGGAGGTCTTCGCCCAGCTGCGCGCACTCCGTACGGCAGCACAGGACACCTCCGCCCCACCGGCACCGGCCGGCATCCCGGCCGCCGCCGCGTACGCCCACTGGGCCGAAGAGCCCCCCGAACTGCCCGAACTCCCGGAACCCGCCGCCCACACCACAGCACTGCCCGTCGCCCCGCCGCCCGGCAGCGGCCTGGCCGCCGCGGACCTGGAACGCCTCATGGCCGACGCCACCGCGCGCGCCGCCCGGCTCCTCACGGGCGACACCGCCGACCTGCACCTGACCCAGCACCAGGACGCCGTCCGCATCGCCGCAAGCAACCCCGGACCCGAGTGGTTCCACCACCTGATCCAGAACACCGGCACCAACCCCACTGCCTTCGCACGCCTCACCCGCGCCTGGCGCCACGGCGGCCCCACGGGCATCACCGTCGCCGAACAGCCCTACACCCCCGACCCGACGGTGATGAAGGCCGCCCGCACCGCCCTGGGCACGGCCCTCTCCGAGATGACCGACTCCGCCACACACCTCAGAGCCTGGCGCAACCGCCTCACCCTCACCGACCACGGCATCCAGCTGCGTCTGGGCCCCGACGCCCGCTGGTACCCCTACCTCCAGGACGACGACGGCGAATGGTGGCCCGCGGCACCAGCCGACAGTGACCCAGTCACCGCGCTCACCGCGGCCTGGTCGCAGAACGGGGAGTAA
- a CDS encoding flavoprotein, with protein MSERSKPFLYVVVCAAGIADDVGKLITAAQERDWDVGVIATPQGLGFIDAQAVEAQTGYPIRSAWRSPGAPRPLPPPDAIAVAPATFNTINKWAAGISDTLAVGILCEAYGLGVPTVALPYLNAAQAAHPAYQQSLERLRGMGVLIADYEPHQPKAGGGRDTFRWEQALELLS; from the coding sequence ATGAGCGAGCGCAGCAAGCCGTTCCTGTACGTCGTCGTCTGTGCGGCCGGGATCGCCGATGACGTCGGGAAGCTGATCACCGCGGCGCAGGAGCGGGACTGGGACGTCGGCGTCATCGCCACCCCGCAGGGCCTTGGCTTCATCGACGCCCAGGCCGTCGAGGCCCAGACCGGCTACCCCATACGCTCCGCCTGGCGCTCGCCCGGCGCCCCGCGCCCCCTCCCGCCTCCCGATGCCATCGCTGTCGCCCCGGCGACCTTCAACACGATCAACAAGTGGGCCGCCGGGATCTCGGACACTCTGGCGGTGGGCATCCTGTGTGAGGCGTACGGGCTGGGGGTCCCAACTGTTGCCCTGCCCTATCTGAACGCCGCCCAGGCCGCCCACCCCGCCTACCAGCAGAGTCTGGAGCGGCTACGGGGCATGGGCGTGCTGATCGCCGACTACGAGCCGCACCAGCCGAAGGCCGGCGGCGGTCGCGACACCTTCCGGTGGGAGCAAGCGCTGGAACTGCTGAGTTAG
- a CDS encoding ISL3 family transposase, with product MQADASFWDSLVFDGIDDVDLEAATAAFGTIDMRARGRAANAACPDCGRSSDRVHDSYLRKLKDLPLGGQSVVIHLTVRRFICGADNCPRRTFAEQFAQLTTPYSRFTTRLNRVLERVGLALAGRAGARLAGQLGLCAGRMTLLRRIIALPDPQAGTPRVLGVDDFAIRRGQTYSTVLTCGETHRMIDVLPTREAGPLAGWLTAHPGVEIICRDRAGAYAEGARLGAPNALQVADRFHLWQGIGRAVETCVAAHRECLRTPAPISPTNADMPLDDSEPVVPSFEGRRAQRKKAAHALVHELLAQGHSRRAIARHLGWGLNTVLRYARAAHWQDTLRENRPRPSRLDPYKPYLERRFAAGCTSVTRLHRELLTENAPVTYQMVRAYIATLRAAPPQAPPPPPTVRQVTGWLTRHPTALSEEERAALKDVLARCPELDTAAGHVRDFGEILTNRLGPTLPAWINAVDASQLPGLTNFALHMLRDLDAVTAGLTLHWSSGGTEGAVNRIKKIKRQLYGRAGFELLRKMILLQ from the coding sequence ATGCAGGCCGACGCATCGTTCTGGGACTCTCTCGTGTTCGACGGGATCGACGACGTGGACCTCGAGGCGGCGACAGCCGCCTTCGGCACGATCGACATGAGGGCCAGAGGCCGGGCGGCCAATGCCGCATGTCCCGACTGCGGCCGCTCCTCGGACCGGGTGCATGACTCCTACCTGCGCAAACTGAAGGATCTGCCGCTCGGTGGGCAGAGCGTCGTGATCCATCTGACGGTCCGGCGATTCATCTGCGGCGCGGACAACTGCCCGCGTCGTACGTTCGCCGAGCAGTTCGCGCAGTTGACGACTCCGTACTCGCGTTTCACCACACGGCTCAACCGCGTCCTGGAGCGCGTCGGGCTCGCACTCGCCGGTCGGGCCGGCGCCCGGCTGGCTGGTCAACTCGGCCTTTGCGCAGGCAGGATGACCTTGTTACGCAGGATCATCGCGCTGCCCGACCCGCAGGCCGGCACTCCGCGCGTGCTGGGCGTGGACGACTTCGCCATCCGCCGGGGCCAGACCTACTCCACCGTCCTGACCTGCGGAGAAACCCATCGCATGATCGACGTGCTCCCGACCCGCGAGGCGGGTCCACTGGCTGGTTGGCTGACCGCCCATCCGGGCGTGGAGATCATCTGCCGGGACCGTGCGGGCGCCTACGCCGAAGGAGCCCGGCTGGGCGCCCCCAACGCGCTCCAGGTCGCCGACCGGTTCCACCTGTGGCAAGGCATCGGCCGGGCCGTGGAGACCTGCGTCGCCGCCCACCGCGAGTGCCTGCGCACTCCGGCACCGATCAGCCCGACGAACGCTGACATGCCACTGGACGACTCGGAGCCCGTTGTCCCGTCCTTTGAAGGTCGACGGGCCCAGCGCAAGAAGGCCGCGCACGCCTTGGTCCATGAACTGCTCGCCCAGGGCCACTCGCGCCGGGCAATCGCCCGCCACCTGGGCTGGGGCCTCAACACCGTGCTTCGATACGCGCGGGCCGCACACTGGCAGGACACCCTCCGCGAAAACCGGCCCCGGCCCAGCCGGTTGGACCCCTACAAGCCCTACCTGGAACGGCGGTTCGCCGCGGGATGCACGAGCGTCACCCGTCTGCACCGCGAACTCCTCACCGAGAACGCCCCCGTCACCTACCAGATGGTCCGTGCTTACATCGCCACCCTTCGCGCCGCCCCGCCACAGGCGCCGCCTCCGCCGCCGACGGTGCGGCAGGTCACTGGCTGGCTCACCCGCCACCCCACGGCCTTGAGCGAAGAAGAGCGCGCCGCGCTGAAGGACGTCCTTGCCCGCTGCCCCGAACTGGACACCGCGGCCGGACACGTCCGCGACTTCGGCGAGATCCTCACCAACCGCCTCGGCCCCACGCTCCCCGCCTGGATCAACGCCGTCGACGCCAGCCAGCTGCCCGGCCTCACCAACTTCGCACTTCATATGCTCCGCGACCTCGACGCCGTGACCGCTGGCCTCACTCTGCACTGGAGCTCCGGCGGCACCGAAGGCGCCGTGAACCGCATCAAAAAGATCAAAAGGCAGCTCTACGGACGAGCCGGATTCGAACTACTCCGCAAGATGATCCTGCTTCAGTAA
- a CDS encoding sensor histidine kinase gives MRETVRRAGWASVELLRAAGLALASYLSIGVVIFAAVAMATVVGAGVLPESVLLLRRTAGYKRRLVGAWTGEPVPEAYRPLTGEAFARARAAVGDPATYRDLRWLVAHAAYGWLLVCCAMPVWVYGLLVDGVWCGLLKQRAVVLPLIERLVDLDAAWSRALLLPSPEALRSARLAERVEELSETRAGAVAAHGAELRRIERDLHDGAQARLVALSMRVGLARRAYEKDPDAAHKLLADAQDQAEEALTELRHVVRGIHPPILTDRGLVGAVRALAAGSGLEVSVRDDGVEDGPRAPAAVEAAAYFVIAEALTNAAKHSGARQASVGLVRMPDRLRVAVRDEGRGGADPSGGSGLLGMRRRVAALDGTVEMTSPVGGPTLIEVELPCVW, from the coding sequence ATGCGGGAGACGGTGCGGCGGGCGGGGTGGGCCTCGGTCGAGTTGCTGCGAGCGGCCGGGCTGGCGCTGGCCTCGTACTTGTCCATCGGGGTGGTGATCTTCGCCGCCGTGGCCATGGCCACCGTCGTGGGGGCCGGGGTGCTGCCCGAGTCGGTGTTGCTCCTGCGCAGGACGGCCGGGTACAAGCGGCGGCTGGTGGGTGCCTGGACGGGCGAGCCGGTGCCCGAGGCGTACCGGCCGCTGACCGGGGAGGCGTTCGCGCGGGCGCGGGCGGCGGTCGGGGATCCGGCCACGTACCGCGATCTGCGCTGGCTGGTGGCCCACGCGGCTTACGGCTGGCTGCTGGTCTGCTGTGCGATGCCGGTGTGGGTGTACGGGCTGCTCGTGGACGGGGTGTGGTGCGGGCTGCTGAAGCAACGGGCCGTGGTGCTGCCGCTGATCGAGCGGCTGGTGGACCTCGACGCGGCGTGGTCGCGGGCGCTGCTCCTGCCGTCGCCGGAGGCGCTGCGCAGCGCCCGGCTCGCCGAGCGGGTGGAGGAGCTGTCCGAGACCCGGGCGGGCGCCGTCGCCGCGCACGGGGCGGAACTGCGGCGCATCGAGCGCGATCTGCACGACGGTGCGCAGGCGCGCCTGGTGGCGCTCTCGATGCGGGTGGGGCTGGCCCGGCGCGCGTACGAGAAGGACCCCGACGCGGCGCACAAGCTGCTGGCGGACGCCCAGGACCAGGCGGAGGAGGCGCTCACCGAGCTGCGCCATGTCGTGCGCGGCATCCATCCGCCGATCCTCACCGACCGAGGGCTCGTCGGCGCCGTACGGGCGCTCGCGGCGGGCAGCGGGCTCGAGGTGTCCGTACGGGACGACGGGGTGGAGGACGGGCCCCGGGCCCCGGCGGCGGTCGAGGCGGCCGCGTACTTCGTGATCGCGGAGGCGCTGACCAACGCGGCCAAGCACAGCGGGGCGCGACAGGCGTCGGTCGGCCTCGTCCGGATGCCCGATAGGTTGAGGGTCGCGGTACGGGACGAGGGGCGGGGCGGGGCCGATCCCTCGGGCGGCAGCGGGCTGCTCGGCATGCGGCGCCGGGTCGCGGCGCTCGACGGGACCGTGGAGATGACCAGCCCCGTCGGGGGGCCGACGCTGATCGAAGTGGAGCTGCCGTGCGTGTGGTGA
- a CDS encoding response regulator transcription factor, producing MRVVIAEDNALLREGMVLLLNSAGHEVAAVASSGPEVLPALLEHRPDAAVLDVRMPPGFRDEGLRAALAARREMPGLPVLVLSQYVEETYAAELLADGASGLGYLLKDRVGRVEEFLDALERVVAGGTALDPEVVKELMTRRRNDPVDSLTPREREVLHLMAEGRDNATIAGTLVVSERAVSKHIGNVFAKLGLPPSDSGHRRVLAVLAYLNKGATSAGESADRR from the coding sequence GTGCGTGTGGTGATCGCCGAGGACAACGCTCTGCTGCGGGAGGGCATGGTCCTGCTGCTGAACTCCGCCGGGCACGAGGTGGCGGCCGTCGCCTCCAGCGGCCCCGAGGTACTGCCCGCCCTCCTCGAACACCGCCCGGACGCGGCCGTGCTCGACGTCCGCATGCCGCCGGGATTCCGCGACGAGGGGCTGCGCGCGGCGCTCGCGGCGCGGCGGGAGATGCCCGGTCTGCCGGTGCTGGTGCTCTCGCAGTACGTCGAGGAGACCTACGCGGCCGAGCTGCTGGCCGACGGGGCGAGCGGGCTCGGCTATCTGCTGAAGGACCGGGTGGGGCGGGTCGAGGAGTTCCTGGACGCGCTGGAACGGGTGGTCGCGGGCGGTACGGCGCTGGACCCGGAGGTCGTCAAGGAGCTGATGACCCGGCGCCGGAACGATCCGGTGGACTCCTTGACGCCGCGCGAACGCGAGGTGCTGCACCTGATGGCGGAGGGCCGGGACAACGCGACGATCGCCGGCACGCTGGTGGTCTCGGAACGCGCGGTCAGCAAGCACATCGGCAATGTCTTCGCCAAGCTCGGCCTGCCGCCGAGCGACAGCGGGCACCGGCGGGTGCTGGCCGTCCTCGCGTATCTCAACAAGGGGGCGACGAGCGCGGGGGAGTCGGCGGACAGGCGGTGA
- a CDS encoding FtsX-like permease family protein, producing the protein MKVSALLAARATRAHRKAWTAVFAALALTSLLLGAFGLTLVSAWSAQPRVERYAGADLVVAGDQTTRFSATSLGERETASAGLTERVRIPRTALSAVRGVPGVRTAVADTEFRVGLAGRAATGHPWETARLAPYALRTGRAPERADEVVVGGGAGRGGADSAEADRGGVGHIGARLTLRVGGRDAAYTVVGVADGPRTVVWFTGAEARRLSGHPEALDAIGVVAEPGTDQAELAGRVGKALDTAGVTGIGHRADGDPAAVRVLAGGERGEAEFLAAGPARGELLAALGSVAGAVVLVALLVVSSTIVQALRQRSHELGLLRAVGATPGQLRGAVGREVGRVAAWAALVGAAGAVPAYLGLRALLDARGALPTGLELTLSPLLWPAPLVTAAVTVLVARIAALIGCSRTATARPAEALRERAPGRARGITGLVLLGVGASSAGTAALQQGATAAAAAGAAAVTMVIACAVLGPWIAEGAMRLLGAPLRLFGPGGRLAAANCAASAHRLGAAITPVVLVTAFAGVQLSGGATMTHAADAQAHRMLRADMAVRADGGLTAGAVERIRELPGVRAATEVVPGTVLLARSELGSPELERLPVFGVTPERLTRTLDPGVRNGDLARLRPGTVAIGADRADSLGARPGSTVTLRFGDGQEARLRVVATYERSIALGDFLLARDELLRHTSLPGAGRILVAAAPDADRKALTKALARAVPGARVERDPVPVRGEAAGEALAGVVSVAVVAAIGAFTVIAVLSTLALIATGRRPELRLLRLAGAGRRQLRRMLRLEAAATVVTGLVVGAAVASVPLLAFSVATAGTLPYLPPLQAAAIVTVVVTTAAAGSLPPVWGTLRGRYPRKVFSPSGD; encoded by the coding sequence ATGAAGGTGTCCGCCCTCCTGGCCGCGCGCGCCACTCGTGCCCACCGTAAGGCGTGGACCGCGGTCTTCGCCGCGCTCGCCCTCACCTCCCTGCTGCTCGGCGCCTTCGGGCTGACCCTCGTCTCGGCCTGGAGCGCGCAGCCACGGGTGGAGCGGTACGCCGGGGCCGATCTCGTGGTGGCCGGCGACCAGACCACCCGCTTCAGCGCGACGTCCCTGGGCGAGCGCGAGACCGCGAGCGCCGGGCTCACCGAGCGGGTCCGTATCCCCCGGACGGCGCTGAGCGCGGTGCGAGGGGTGCCCGGGGTGCGGACGGCCGTCGCCGACACGGAATTCCGGGTGGGCCTCGCGGGCCGGGCCGCCACCGGCCACCCCTGGGAGACCGCCCGCCTGGCGCCCTACGCACTACGGACGGGCCGCGCCCCGGAGCGGGCGGACGAGGTGGTGGTGGGCGGTGGAGCGGGCCGCGGCGGCGCGGACAGTGCCGAGGCGGACCGTGGCGGCGTGGGCCACATCGGCGCGCGGCTGACGCTGCGCGTGGGCGGCCGGGACGCGGCGTACACCGTCGTGGGCGTCGCCGACGGCCCCCGTACGGTCGTGTGGTTCACCGGCGCCGAGGCCCGGCGCCTGTCCGGCCACCCGGAAGCCCTGGACGCCATCGGGGTCGTCGCCGAACCCGGCACGGACCAGGCGGAGCTGGCCGGACGGGTGGGGAAGGCCCTGGACACGGCCGGTGTCACCGGCATCGGGCACCGTGCGGACGGCGACCCGGCCGCCGTGCGCGTCCTGGCCGGAGGCGAGCGTGGCGAGGCCGAGTTCCTGGCGGCCGGGCCCGCCCGTGGCGAGCTGCTGGCGGCGCTCGGCTCCGTGGCCGGAGCCGTCGTCCTCGTGGCGTTGCTCGTCGTGTCCTCGACCATCGTCCAGGCGCTGCGTCAACGCTCCCATGAACTGGGCCTGTTGCGGGCGGTCGGCGCCACACCCGGGCAGCTGCGCGGCGCGGTGGGCCGGGAGGTCGGGCGGGTCGCGGCCTGGGCGGCGCTGGTGGGCGCGGCCGGGGCGGTCCCCGCGTACCTGGGGCTGCGCGCGCTGCTGGACGCGCGGGGCGCGCTGCCCACCGGGCTCGAGCTGACGCTGTCCCCGCTGCTGTGGCCCGCGCCCCTGGTCACCGCCGCCGTCACCGTCCTGGTGGCCCGGATCGCGGCGCTCATCGGCTGCTCCAGGACCGCCACGGCGCGCCCGGCGGAGGCGCTGCGCGAACGGGCACCCGGCAGGGCCCGGGGCATCACCGGTCTTGTGCTGCTGGGCGTGGGCGCGAGTTCGGCCGGAACGGCCGCCCTCCAGCAGGGCGCGACCGCGGCGGCCGCGGCCGGTGCGGCGGCGGTGACGATGGTGATCGCCTGCGCGGTGCTCGGGCCGTGGATCGCCGAGGGGGCGATGCGGCTGCTCGGCGCCCCGCTGCGGCTGTTCGGCCCCGGCGGCCGCCTCGCCGCCGCCAACTGCGCCGCGTCCGCCCACCGGCTGGGCGCGGCGATCACCCCGGTCGTGCTGGTCACCGCGTTCGCCGGGGTCCAGCTCTCCGGCGGCGCGACGATGACCCACGCGGCGGACGCCCAGGCCCACCGGATGCTGCGCGCCGACATGGCGGTGCGCGCGGACGGCGGCCTTACGGCCGGTGCGGTGGAGCGGATCCGCGAGCTCCCCGGGGTGCGGGCGGCGACGGAGGTCGTCCCCGGCACGGTGCTGCTGGCGCGCAGCGAGCTCGGCTCGCCGGAACTCGAGCGGCTGCCCGTCTTCGGCGTCACCCCGGAACGGCTGACGCGCACCCTCGACCCGGGCGTCCGGAACGGGGACCTCGCCCGGTTGCGCCCCGGCACGGTCGCCATCGGCGCCGACCGCGCGGACTCCCTCGGCGCCCGGCCCGGCTCCACGGTGACCCTGCGGTTCGGTGACGGCCAGGAGGCGCGGCTGCGGGTCGTGGCGACGTACGAACGCTCCATCGCGCTCGGGGACTTCCTCCTCGCCCGCGATGAGCTGCTGCGCCACACATCGCTGCCCGGCGCGGGTCGGATCCTGGTCGCGGCCGCGCCCGATGCCGACCGTAAGGCGCTCACGAAGGCCCTGGCGCGGGCGGTTCCCGGGGCCCGGGTGGAGCGGGACCCGGTGCCCGTAAGGGGCGAGGCGGCGGGCGAGGCGCTGGCCGGGGTGGTGTCGGTGGCGGTGGTCGCGGCGATCGGGGCCTTCACGGTGATCGCCGTCCTGAGCACCCTCGCCCTCATCGCCACCGGACGCCGCCCCGAACTGCGCCTGCTCCGGCTCGCGGGCGCGGGCCGCCGCCAACTGCGCCGCATGCTACGGCTGGAGGCGGCGGCCACGGTGGTGACCGGCCTGGTGGTGGGCGCGGCCGTGGCGTCCGTACCACTCCTGGCCTTCAGCGTGGCCACGGCGGGCACACTGCCGTACCTGCCGCCGCTCCAGGCCGCGGCGATCGTCACGGTGGTGGTGACCACGGCGGCGGCGGGCTCACTGCCACCGGTGTGGGGAACGCTGCGGGGACGGTATCCGCGGAAGGTCTTCAGCCCCTCCGGCGATTGA